A window of the Virgibacillus pantothenticus genome harbors these coding sequences:
- a CDS encoding NAD(P)/FAD-dependent oxidoreductase — MYDIIVIGAGPAGLAAASTAAQEGLHVLVIDEYMKPGGRLLGQLYQEPNGNWWNGLEESAKLNEQAENAGVKIILQTVVYDIERQDSSWTIYTENIVYTSKQLLLATGAAESPVPLPGWTLPGVMSVGAAQVMTNVHRVKPGDKGMVIGVNVLSAAIAMELQLAGIDVVAMALPPLNQLTHQHSRPKEVMEALLHVSHLAPSKLLRIGSKFMTNHFMRQLSIRFYPKSGVSLWGIPIQLRKAVTEIYGTNQVEGVIISTIDTNGNPVLGSEERIACDFVCIAGGLYPLAELAGVANCPFYYVDELGGYVPIHNEKMETPIEGLYVAGNITGIEGAKIAISQGVVAGYSMAIASRKQGLVEKLQDSIKKVHETRKQAAIRFHPKVDIGRNIIHKQWETRQAQMVQL, encoded by the coding sequence ATGTATGATATTATTGTGATTGGCGCCGGACCAGCTGGATTAGCTGCAGCGAGTACAGCTGCGCAAGAAGGTTTACATGTATTAGTAATAGATGAATATATGAAGCCGGGTGGAAGGCTATTGGGGCAGTTATATCAAGAGCCTAATGGCAACTGGTGGAATGGGCTTGAAGAATCCGCCAAACTAAATGAGCAAGCTGAGAATGCAGGTGTAAAAATTATTTTACAAACAGTTGTCTATGACATTGAACGTCAAGACTCATCATGGACTATTTATACCGAAAATATAGTCTATACAAGCAAACAATTGTTACTTGCTACGGGAGCAGCAGAATCACCTGTACCTCTTCCCGGATGGACATTACCGGGGGTTATGTCTGTAGGTGCAGCACAAGTGATGACGAATGTACATCGAGTAAAACCAGGTGATAAAGGAATGGTCATCGGAGTGAATGTGCTGTCTGCTGCCATTGCAATGGAATTGCAGTTAGCTGGAATCGATGTCGTTGCCATGGCACTTCCTCCATTAAATCAATTAACACACCAGCATTCCCGTCCTAAAGAAGTAATGGAGGCTTTATTACATGTATCCCACCTAGCTCCTTCCAAGCTCTTAAGAATCGGCAGTAAGTTCATGACCAATCATTTCATGAGGCAACTTAGCATTCGGTTTTACCCCAAAAGTGGCGTAAGCCTGTGGGGCATCCCGATTCAGTTACGAAAAGCGGTGACAGAGATCTATGGCACAAACCAAGTAGAAGGTGTTATCATTAGTACCATTGATACAAATGGTAACCCGGTTTTGGGAAGCGAAGAAAGAATAGCCTGTGATTTTGTTTGTATTGCTGGAGGGCTGTACCCGCTAGCGGAACTGGCTGGTGTTGCCAATTGCCCTTTCTATTATGTGGATGAACTTGGCGGCTATGTCCCCATACATAATGAGAAAATGGAAACCCCCATTGAAGGTCTATATGTTGCCGGAAATATTACAGGGATTGAAGGCGCAAAAATAGCGATTTCACAAGGAGTTGTCGCAGGATATTCCATGGCAATCGCCTCTAGAAAACAAGGCTTAGTCGAAAAGCTACAGGATTCTATAAAAAAGGTGCATGAAACAAGAAAGCAAGCTGCCATTCGGTTTCATCCTAAAGTCGATATAGGAAGGAACATCATTCACAAACAATGGGAGACTCGCCAAGCACAAATGGTGCAACTATAA
- a CDS encoding (2Fe-2S)-binding protein: MTRIENHPILGKLGSKKAVTFTFDNQAIRGFENEPIAAALLANGIRTLRNHEETAKPRGIYCNIGHCFECRVTVNGIQGKRACLTPIKEGMVVQSGKQLASPVRDWSANHV; encoded by the coding sequence ATGACTCGAATAGAAAACCATCCTATTCTCGGAAAATTAGGTAGTAAGAAAGCCGTAACCTTTACATTTGATAATCAAGCAATCCGAGGATTCGAAAACGAACCCATTGCTGCTGCTTTATTAGCAAACGGTATTCGTACGCTTAGAAACCATGAGGAAACCGCGAAACCACGTGGTATTTATTGTAATATCGGACATTGCTTTGAATGCAGAGTCACCGTTAATGGAATTCAGGGGAAGCGGGCCTGTCTAACACCAATAAAAGAAGGTATGGTTGTACAAAGCGGTAAGCAGTTAGCCTCTCCTGTTAGAGATTGGAGTGCAAACCATGTATGA
- a CDS encoding (2Fe-2S)-binding protein: MDEKEIIVCRCEEVTLSELEQTAATYDCSARELKLRTRAGMGFCGGRTCRTMIEAFGIDKREKNQHQVTLKYQAPVRPVPFGKLGGETP, translated from the coding sequence ATGGATGAAAAAGAAATAATTGTATGTAGATGCGAAGAAGTTACTCTTTCAGAATTAGAGCAAACGGCAGCAACGTACGACTGCTCTGCTCGGGAATTGAAATTGCGCACTCGAGCTGGAATGGGTTTTTGTGGTGGGAGAACCTGCCGTACAATGATAGAAGCATTCGGAATAGATAAGCGAGAAAAAAATCAACACCAAGTAACATTAAAATATCAAGCTCCTGTCCGTCCGGTTCCATTCGGTAAATTAGGAGGCGAAACACCATGA